The Prosthecobacter dejongeii genome contains a region encoding:
- a CDS encoding type II secretion system protein GspG produces MNTRLQLPSRITTVSSQVRTSLRQGFTLMEMMLVLAIIALLIAIGAVALKDVSGTSEIIAARAHIGTIRTTIISYKTLNRSLPGKLEDLVTPPANAKVKKSLISESGITDPWGSKYQYRSPAKTNNGQPFEVYSMGPDKKDGGDDDVYAD; encoded by the coding sequence ATGAATACCCGCCTCCAACTTCCGTCTCGTATCACCACTGTTTCCTCTCAGGTCCGCACTTCACTGCGCCAGGGCTTCACTCTTATGGAAATGATGCTGGTGCTTGCGATCATCGCTTTGCTCATCGCCATCGGCGCAGTCGCGCTCAAAGACGTTTCGGGCACGTCTGAAATCATCGCGGCACGGGCTCACATCGGCACCATCCGCACCACCATCATCAGCTACAAGACTTTGAATCGCAGCCTTCCGGGGAAACTGGAAGATCTGGTCACGCCTCCGGCGAATGCGAAGGTGAAGAAGTCCCTAATTTCGGAATCTGGCATCACGGATCCTTGGGGGTCTAAATACCAATACCGCAGCCCTGCTAAAACCAACAATGGCCAGCCTTTTGAAGTTTACTCCATGGGGCCCGACAAAAAAGACGGCGGTGACGACGACGTCTATGCAGACTGA
- a CDS encoding prepilin-type N-terminal cleavage/methylation domain-containing protein — MDTHLHSPRQGGFTLLEILVALSAFVLLMGGIFAIASGTMELGENMTSIQERSVIRQNFISFIRRSFRNLPGEAEIRLSVQARGSSYVPSLNFVNAGTSFTPGTALPPDTSVDLFAEERPGGYLRVGLRMLDERQTQALRAGQSVRYTKNQGVTPLMDNVGRFEWRFYDPASNRWENNWKQNRRPLLAELNLKLDDGFETRAIFWIPPVVPNQVTGGLIPPPFDPNNPNDQNNQNNPPNPDGVNPPAGGVGMQPLPQQ; from the coding sequence ATGGACACTCACCTCCATTCACCACGCCAAGGTGGCTTTACCCTGCTGGAGATCCTGGTCGCGCTTTCCGCCTTCGTCCTGCTCATGGGGGGCATTTTTGCCATCGCCAGTGGCACGATGGAGTTGGGTGAAAACATGACCTCCATCCAGGAGCGCTCCGTCATTCGCCAGAATTTCATTTCCTTCATTCGGCGCTCATTTAGGAACTTGCCAGGAGAGGCAGAGATCCGCCTTTCCGTGCAAGCGCGGGGCAGCAGCTACGTGCCGAGCCTGAACTTTGTGAATGCAGGCACTTCATTTACTCCGGGCACGGCTTTACCTCCAGATACCAGTGTGGATCTCTTCGCTGAAGAGCGGCCCGGCGGCTACCTACGGGTGGGACTGCGCATGCTGGATGAGCGCCAGACGCAGGCACTGCGAGCGGGCCAGAGCGTGCGCTACACGAAGAACCAGGGCGTCACTCCGCTGATGGACAATGTGGGTCGTTTTGAATGGCGCTTTTATGACCCTGCCAGCAACCGCTGGGAAAATAACTGGAAGCAGAACCGCCGCCCATTGTTAGCCGAGCTGAATTTAAAGCTGGATGATGGCTTTGAAACTCGCGCCATCTTTTGGATTCCTCCCGTGGTGCCAAATCAGGTCACGGGCGGATTGATTCCTCCTCCCTTTGATCCGAATAACCCCAACGATCAAAACAATCAAAACAACCCGCCAAATCCTGACGGCGTGAATCCACCTGCTGGCGGGGTAGGAATGCAGCCTTTGCCCCAGCAGTGA
- a CDS encoding pilus assembly FimT family protein: MKITHRDALASGFTLLELVAVMSIMMLVIGLGFASFSIFDDSDPFEKPAERLSLMSKFALNVAVLQHRTMTIAFDKKGFGVRGADMPGGSYFTVPENMKVMVMRWGGKDWEKAEGHTWIFGEQGICEPIRVRLQTNSAGSRELAFHPLTGALVD, from the coding sequence ATGAAAATCACCCATCGAGATGCTCTTGCCTCTGGTTTCACTTTGCTGGAACTCGTCGCGGTGATGAGCATCATGATGCTGGTGATTGGACTCGGGTTCGCTAGTTTTTCGATCTTTGACGACTCCGACCCGTTTGAGAAACCCGCAGAGCGGCTGTCGCTCATGTCTAAGTTTGCTCTGAATGTGGCGGTGCTTCAGCATCGCACCATGACCATCGCTTTTGATAAAAAGGGCTTTGGCGTGAGAGGGGCAGACATGCCCGGTGGCTCGTATTTCACGGTGCCTGAGAACATGAAGGTGATGGTGATGCGCTGGGGTGGCAAAGATTGGGAAAAAGCGGAGGGGCATACCTGGATCTTCGGTGAGCAAGGTATCTGCGAACCGATCCGAGTGCGTCTGCAAACCAACTCAGCCGGCTCGCGCGAATTGGCCTTCCATCCCTTGACGGGGGCGTTGGTGGACTAA
- a CDS encoding GTP-binding protein → MPAIHPEQKTVSFKIVYCGTPLSGKTANLQQIHAKLDPHGRSDLVSLSTAKDRTLFFDFLSVESAAIPGYKTAFHLYTVPGQVTYNATLQLVLRQADGVVFVADSQMDRQRENVQAFQALEANLRLNGSSLDRLPLVLQYNKRDLPNTAPVEYLEFLLNNRPVPWLSFEADARGGRNILATLNAISQAVLAQFQAQHQASAEWVVA, encoded by the coding sequence ATGCCAGCCATTCACCCCGAGCAAAAGACGGTCAGTTTTAAGATCGTCTATTGCGGCACCCCGCTGAGCGGAAAGACCGCGAACCTCCAGCAGATCCATGCCAAGCTGGACCCTCACGGGCGCAGTGATCTCGTCAGCCTATCCACGGCCAAAGACCGCACCTTATTCTTCGATTTTTTGAGTGTGGAAAGCGCCGCCATCCCTGGCTATAAAACGGCTTTTCATCTCTACACGGTGCCAGGGCAGGTCACTTACAATGCCACTCTCCAGCTCGTGCTGCGTCAGGCAGATGGGGTGGTCTTTGTGGCAGATAGTCAGATGGATCGCCAACGTGAAAATGTGCAGGCTTTCCAGGCACTGGAGGCCAATCTACGTCTCAATGGCAGTTCGCTGGACCGTTTGCCTCTGGTCCTTCAATACAATAAACGTGATTTGCCGAACACAGCTCCTGTGGAATACCTGGAGTTCCTCCTCAACAATCGTCCCGTGCCTTGGTTGAGTTTCGAGGCGGATGCTCGCGGAGGGCGCAATATCCTGGCGACGCTGAATGCCATTTCCCAGGCAGTATTAGCCCAGTTTCAGGCGCAGCATCAGGCCTCGGCCGAATGGGTCGTGGCCTAA
- a CDS encoding type II secretion system minor pseudopilin: MKPCPSFTMVDQARQRGAALLAVLWIIALLLGLVAATSLLLMQDIELAAVKRQVFRARMLSEAALAIAMNPDVKADDPLLRRQVAEDERFLVEMTGEDGVLNPNVLLQREDKDTLRRVFMYWGMNVQQANILIDRLLDWVDGDDFARVQGGERKLYNRNGMPFNRPFRSIEEMSLVSGMELVEQAYPQWRDWFSLYASGVLDVNSALPEVMAAVTGTDIRFAQNLRNQRVGRDGQLNTEDDLELDIASALAILGIPSGDARATLLSANSSTRRILVKVQVGDLERQTAAVIKGAPGQGSSTILWMGEK; this comes from the coding sequence ATGAAACCATGCCCTTCATTCACGATGGTTGATCAGGCCCGCCAGCGCGGGGCAGCGTTGCTGGCTGTATTGTGGATCATTGCCTTGCTCCTCGGACTGGTGGCGGCCACTTCGCTGTTGCTGATGCAGGACATCGAGCTCGCTGCGGTGAAACGCCAAGTTTTCCGGGCGCGCATGCTTTCCGAAGCGGCTTTGGCCATCGCCATGAATCCGGATGTGAAGGCCGATGATCCCCTCCTGCGCCGACAGGTGGCAGAGGATGAGCGCTTCCTGGTGGAAATGACCGGTGAGGACGGTGTGCTGAACCCGAATGTGCTTTTGCAGCGTGAGGATAAGGACACTCTGCGCCGAGTATTTATGTACTGGGGCATGAATGTACAGCAGGCGAATATCTTGATAGATCGTTTGTTAGACTGGGTGGATGGTGATGACTTTGCCCGCGTGCAGGGCGGAGAAAGAAAGCTGTACAACCGTAATGGCATGCCCTTTAACCGACCGTTTCGGTCCATCGAGGAAATGTCCCTCGTCAGTGGTATGGAGCTGGTGGAGCAGGCTTATCCACAGTGGCGTGACTGGTTCAGCCTCTACGCCAGCGGTGTCCTGGACGTCAATTCCGCGCTCCCTGAGGTGATGGCGGCCGTGACCGGGACGGACATTCGGTTCGCTCAAAATCTGCGTAATCAGCGGGTAGGTCGAGACGGGCAGCTCAATACGGAAGATGACTTGGAGTTGGATATCGCCAGCGCCCTGGCCATCTTGGGCATTCCTTCAGGAGATGCCCGCGCGACTCTGCTTTCAGCCAATAGCAGCACCCGCCGAATCTTGGTGAAAGTACAGGTCGGGGATCTGGAGCGCCAAACCGCTGCCGTGATTAAGGGCGCGCCTGGTCAGGGATCCTCCACCATTCTTTGGATGGGGGAAAAGTAA
- a CDS encoding GNAT family N-acetyltransferase, with product MPPSFLFREALAEDQAAMARIYHRCLASAAWMPPEVAAVADFDRDTEDERLFVVESAGRVIGFISIWERESFIHHLYVDPEAQGWGVGPRLLTGLEEHVPLPWRLKCSCDNHRAHQFYLRQGWLERETGDSDTGPYWLMEKLSPG from the coding sequence ATGCCTCCCTCTTTTCTTTTTCGTGAAGCACTGGCAGAAGACCAGGCCGCCATGGCGCGGATCTATCATCGCTGCCTAGCCTCAGCAGCCTGGATGCCCCCGGAAGTGGCTGCCGTGGCTGACTTTGACCGGGATACCGAGGATGAGCGTTTGTTTGTCGTGGAGTCCGCAGGCCGGGTCATCGGTTTCATCTCCATCTGGGAGCGCGAGTCCTTCATTCATCACTTGTATGTGGATCCAGAGGCGCAGGGTTGGGGTGTGGGCCCCCGTTTACTCACTGGCCTTGAGGAGCATGTGCCACTGCCCTGGCGGCTGAAATGCTCCTGTGACAACCATCGTGCCCACCAGTTTTATCTCCGCCAAGGGTGGCTGGAGCGTGAAACGGGGGACTCTGATACCGGGCCCTACTGGCTCATGGAAAAACTTTCCCCTGGGTGA
- a CDS encoding glycosyltransferase family 4 protein, with the protein MKLALIRRQFTATGGAELYLQRLVAALVAANHEVHLYAENWEGAPAAVTLHRVPVKAPRALRPVRFAEAVAQMMVPVDYDVVFSLERTVSQDVYRAGDGVHKVWLDQRRHYASWWRRPFVGLGAFHSNMMALEKRTFDPAVTRQIIVNSDMVRQEILREFGYPAECIHLVRNGIETARFQQGDRSGTRQKFGLADSDFVMLFVGSGWERKGLHFLLRLMGRLEKTDPRVKLLVVGKGKLPGNVPRNVILAGPMPQVEHAYAAADLLTFLPIYEPSSNVVPEALASGLPVITSAFNGAAEWLTEGVNGHVLPAPEDTDALEKAVRYWMARPEARPVPCEHALDLETNVRETLRVLEQVAVAKRDEANASVPE; encoded by the coding sequence ATGAAGCTCGCGCTGATCCGTCGCCAATTCACCGCCACGGGTGGTGCAGAGTTGTATCTCCAGCGCCTCGTCGCGGCGCTCGTAGCCGCTAATCATGAAGTGCATCTGTATGCAGAAAATTGGGAGGGTGCGCCCGCAGCCGTCACACTCCATCGCGTGCCTGTGAAAGCGCCGCGTGCTTTACGTCCAGTCCGCTTTGCAGAAGCCGTTGCTCAAATGATGGTGCCTGTGGATTACGATGTGGTGTTCAGTCTGGAGCGCACCGTGTCTCAGGATGTTTACCGCGCTGGAGATGGGGTGCATAAAGTGTGGCTGGACCAGCGCCGTCACTACGCCTCCTGGTGGCGTCGGCCCTTTGTCGGCTTGGGGGCTTTTCACAGCAACATGATGGCGCTGGAAAAGCGCACCTTTGATCCCGCTGTGACCCGCCAGATCATTGTCAATTCAGACATGGTGCGGCAGGAGATCCTGCGGGAATTTGGCTACCCGGCGGAGTGCATCCACCTCGTGCGCAATGGCATCGAGACAGCGCGTTTCCAGCAGGGGGATCGCTCAGGCACCCGGCAGAAATTCGGTTTGGCAGACAGTGATTTTGTCATGCTTTTTGTTGGGTCGGGCTGGGAGCGTAAAGGATTGCACTTTTTGTTACGCCTGATGGGGCGTTTGGAAAAGACGGACCCCCGCGTGAAGCTGCTGGTGGTGGGCAAAGGCAAGCTGCCGGGGAATGTGCCCCGGAATGTCATCCTCGCAGGCCCCATGCCGCAGGTGGAGCATGCCTACGCCGCTGCAGATCTACTGACCTTTTTGCCCATTTATGAGCCCAGCTCCAATGTGGTGCCGGAGGCCCTCGCCAGCGGTCTCCCCGTCATCACCAGTGCTTTTAATGGCGCGGCTGAATGGTTGACGGAAGGGGTCAATGGCCACGTCCTCCCGGCCCCGGAAGATACCGATGCCTTAGAGAAGGCGGTGCGTTATTGGATGGCGCGGCCCGAAGCCCGCCCGGTGCCTTGTGAACATGCCTTGGACCTGGAAACGAATGTCCGTGAGACGCTGCGCGTGCTGGAGCAGGTGGCTGTGGCGAAGCGAGACGAAGCTAACGCTTCGGTGCCTGAATAA
- a CDS encoding alpha/beta hydrolase, with protein sequence MSFASLCRTWVLGLSLFTLSFAAAENAPPQVLKDLPYKTGTALSAYEAERCLLDLYLPVGAQNFPTLVWLHGGGITAGSKDGPHQPEIARHFAQAGIAVASISYRLSPKAKFPAYIEDTAAAFAWVKKHIAEHGGDADRVFLGGHSAGAYLALMAGLDDQYLAAQGLKLADIAGLVPVAGQTLTHYTIRLERGLPKNRLIADAAAPLNHARKDAPPMLILYADKDMALRAEENELLAAALRQEGHPHLTVKKIKNRDHGSVAHEMAKAGDAGFQQVVKFIQAPKR encoded by the coding sequence ATGTCTTTCGCCTCTCTCTGCCGCACCTGGGTGCTGGGCCTCAGCCTTTTCACATTGAGTTTTGCCGCTGCCGAAAATGCGCCACCGCAAGTGCTGAAGGATCTGCCTTATAAAACAGGGACTGCGCTGAGTGCCTATGAGGCGGAACGCTGCCTGCTGGATCTCTACCTGCCGGTGGGTGCCCAAAACTTCCCCACACTGGTGTGGCTGCATGGCGGTGGCATCACCGCAGGGAGCAAAGACGGGCCCCATCAGCCTGAGATCGCCCGGCACTTTGCCCAGGCGGGCATCGCCGTGGCGAGCATCAGCTATCGCCTAAGCCCGAAGGCCAAGTTCCCAGCTTACATTGAGGACACAGCCGCAGCTTTTGCCTGGGTGAAAAAGCACATCGCTGAGCATGGTGGAGATGCCGACCGGGTGTTTTTAGGCGGGCACTCCGCTGGTGCCTACCTGGCGCTCATGGCAGGACTGGATGACCAATACCTCGCCGCTCAAGGGCTGAAGCTGGCCGACATCGCCGGGCTGGTGCCGGTGGCGGGACAAACGCTGACTCACTACACCATCCGCCTGGAACGTGGGCTGCCTAAAAACCGCCTCATCGCTGATGCTGCCGCGCCCCTGAACCACGCCCGGAAAGATGCCCCGCCGATGCTGATCCTCTATGCCGATAAAGACATGGCTCTACGGGCAGAGGAAAACGAACTGCTGGCCGCTGCCCTGCGGCAGGAGGGGCACCCGCATCTCACCGTGAAGAAGATCAAAAACCGTGATCATGGATCCGTCGCCCATGAAATGGCCAAAGCGGGCGATGCGGGCTTTCAGCAAGTGGTGAAGTTTATTCAGGCACCGAAGCGTTAG
- a CDS encoding type II secretion system F family protein, translated as MPNFAYQAADTTGRDVSGTIEAQDRASALRLLAGKGLQPFKIQEAAGKAGPKIATKAKAGEVVDETAPIKLSNGQLQLFTEELSELLEAGMRLEAALKLMEGKGTTGTHSRIARRLGNLIREGHPFSSALRQSSPSFGELFCSVAAAGEAGGSLADAMRRQAQYLASLREMRSKVVVALIYPGFLLFSAVGVVILFTTFLIPRLSMMMSRMKGGVPKGIQVVMQISDFMRNYWWLILAVIALVVLGFFVWAGSKAGRPVWDRVRLRFPLVGNVLITSFHNQFLETLASLTGGGLPLLKGLELASRVSSNVFIQKQLESVITSVRDGASLSRGLEKTALFPIKLLEMVRIGEHTGDLSGTLRRTADRCGRELGKSLEKMMALMQPVIILIMAGLVGVMAYMMISVIYETVSALNSR; from the coding sequence ATGCCTAACTTTGCTTACCAAGCTGCAGACACCACCGGCCGCGATGTTTCCGGAACCATCGAGGCGCAGGATCGCGCCTCGGCCCTGCGTCTTCTGGCGGGCAAAGGTTTGCAGCCTTTTAAGATTCAGGAAGCTGCTGGCAAAGCCGGGCCAAAGATCGCCACCAAGGCTAAGGCCGGCGAAGTGGTGGATGAAACCGCCCCCATTAAATTGAGCAATGGCCAGCTCCAGCTCTTCACGGAAGAGCTTTCAGAACTGCTGGAGGCAGGCATGCGCCTGGAGGCGGCTTTGAAACTCATGGAGGGTAAAGGCACCACCGGCACGCACAGCCGTATCGCGCGTCGTTTAGGCAATCTCATTCGCGAAGGTCACCCCTTCAGCAGTGCCTTGCGCCAATCATCCCCCTCCTTTGGGGAACTTTTTTGCTCCGTTGCAGCAGCAGGGGAGGCCGGCGGTTCTTTGGCGGATGCCATGCGCAGGCAGGCGCAGTACCTAGCCAGCCTGCGTGAGATGCGGAGCAAGGTGGTGGTGGCGCTCATTTATCCAGGCTTTTTGTTATTCTCTGCCGTGGGCGTGGTGATCCTTTTCACCACCTTTTTGATCCCCCGCCTCAGTATGATGATGTCACGCATGAAGGGCGGCGTGCCAAAGGGCATCCAGGTGGTGATGCAGATCTCTGACTTCATGCGCAATTACTGGTGGCTGATCCTGGCCGTGATCGCGCTGGTGGTGTTGGGCTTTTTTGTTTGGGCGGGTTCCAAGGCTGGCCGCCCCGTTTGGGACCGCGTGCGGTTGAGGTTTCCACTCGTGGGAAATGTCTTGATCACCAGTTTCCACAATCAGTTTTTGGAAACCCTCGCCAGTTTGACAGGCGGTGGGTTGCCCCTCCTCAAAGGTCTAGAGCTTGCCTCACGGGTGTCTTCGAACGTGTTTATCCAAAAGCAGTTAGAATCCGTCATCACCAGTGTGCGAGATGGGGCCTCGTTATCTCGAGGCCTGGAGAAGACCGCACTCTTTCCCATCAAGCTTCTGGAAATGGTACGCATCGGCGAGCACACGGGGGATCTGAGTGGTACCTTGAGAAGAACGGCCGATCGCTGCGGTCGTGAACTGGGGAAGAGTCTGGAAAAGATGATGGCCTTGATGCAGCCCGTCATCATTCTCATCATGGCGGGCCTGGTCGGCGTGATGGCTTACATGATGATTTCGGTCATTTATGAGACAGTCTCTGCCTTGAACTCACGCTAA
- a CDS encoding type II secretion system protein, protein MNLRLQRSPHKTRVRKRLGGFTLLEVLLALSVFSIAALALVGTLSQIARVSSDSQRLLEIEQSLESFIDEYGKMPQIRELEEQIKPGADGVAYRVLIQQVKDLQNQEGRFLQNTFRIQVTARWDDGDGVTELNAETYRYAGAFLPLN, encoded by the coding sequence ATGAACCTTCGTCTCCAGCGCTCACCGCATAAAACCCGTGTTCGAAAAAGGCTCGGGGGCTTTACACTTTTAGAGGTCCTTTTGGCCTTGTCGGTCTTCAGCATTGCGGCCTTGGCTTTGGTGGGAACCTTGTCACAGATCGCCCGAGTCAGTTCGGATTCTCAGCGGCTGCTGGAGATCGAACAGAGTCTGGAATCCTTCATAGATGAGTATGGGAAGATGCCCCAGATCCGTGAACTGGAGGAGCAGATCAAACCTGGGGCTGACGGCGTCGCCTATCGCGTACTGATCCAGCAGGTGAAAGATTTGCAGAATCAAGAAGGGCGTTTCCTGCAAAATACCTTTCGCATTCAGGTCACTGCGCGCTGGGATGATGGGGACGGTGTCACAGAGCTGAACGCGGAAACCTATCGGTATGCTGGGGCCTTTCTGCCTTTGAACTGA